From the genome of Streptacidiphilus sp. PB12-B1b:
TGGTGATGTCGCTGTACCCGACGATGATCTTGGGGTCGGCGCGCAGCGCCTGGTAGTCCAGCGAGTCGAGTACGGCATTGCTGGTCAGGCCGCCCAACGAGGCGACAACGCAGCGTACTTCGGAGTCCCGGAAGAACCCGTTGAGCTCCTCGGCCCGCTGTGCGGGCGTCGCGTCCCGGACGCCGTCGGCCGCCAGCGGGCCGACCCGGACCTCGTACCCGAGCCCGCGCAGGGCCTCGACGCCGCGTGCCAGCCGCCGGGGTGTGGCCACGCCCGCCGACGGCGTGGCGACGGCCACCAGGTCGCCCCGGCGCAGCCGGGGCGGGAGGAGCAGCGGACTCCCCGCCACGGGGGCGGGGCTCCCCGCATCCGGTCGCGGTGGACCGGCCTCAGGGAGAACACGCATGACTCCTCCAGATCAACGCCGTTCGGGGGCTGCGACGAGCGGCCTGCCTGGTGCTCGCGCCGTCCCCACCATCGTTGGCCAGCCGGGGCTCCGCTCCCAGTCCCGACTCGGTGGTACCGGAGTGCCGGTCACCTCGGCGAACGCCACGGACGGGGTGCCGGAAGGACGGTCACGGCTTTCCGTGACTGGGAGGCGACCGCCCGGCATGGCACCGTCGGAGCGAGCGGGGTTCGGCATCGCGCCGGACTGCGCGGCCGACCGCCGCCCCGACACCTCCGGAGGAGCCGCGTGACCCGGACCCGCCCCGCGTGGGCCGTCTTCGACATCGACGGAGTGGTGGCCGACGTCGCCCACCGCGTGCCGCACCTGTCCGCCACCCCGCCGGACTGGGAGGCGTTCTTCGCCCGGGCGGCGGGCGACACGCCGCTGCCGCAGGGCGTGGACCGGGTGGCCGAGGCCCGCCGGACCCACGAGGTGGTCTGGTTCACCGGGCGGCCGGAACGCATCCGCGCGACCACCACCGCCTGGCTCACCGCCCAGGGACTGCCCGCCGGACGCCTGTACATGCGCCCGGACGACGACGACAGCCCGGCCAGCGCCCTCAAGGCCGGCTGGCTGCGAGAGCTGGCCCGGCTCCGGCAGGTCGCCCTGGTGGTGGAGGACGACGACGCGGTCGTCGCGGTGCTGCGCGCCGCCGGCTGGCCGGTGGAGCAGGCGCGCTGGGCCGCGTCCAGCGCGCCGCTGCACACCGCGCAGGAGCGCTGGGGCCGTACCTGACCTGCCCCGGGAGCCCGTCCGGCAAGGCGGTACCGCGCATCCGTGACTGGGCACGGGCCGGCGCCCGGACAAGCATGAACGAGCCGACACACCCGAGGAGACCCTGTTGCACGCGCCGACTCTTGCCCGCTGGGTGGGCGACACCGAGACCTTCCTGGCCTCGTACTGGAACCGTCTGCCGGGCGTCTTCGACCCGCCGGACCGGGACCTGAGCCCGTTCACCCTGGCCGATGCCGACGGCGCCCTGTCCAGCGGCCTGCTGCGCGAGCCGTACATCGAGATGACCAACGCCTCGACGCCGCTGGCCGCCGACGCCTACACCACCACCCGCCAGGTGAGCCGTACCGCGCACGCCGGGTTCGCCGACCCTGCCAGGATCGGCGCCCTGCTGGAACAGGGCGCGACCCTGCTGCTGCGGAACATCGACCAGTGGCATCCCCCCACCGCGGCGATGCTGGGGGCGCTCTCGGGAGAACTGGGGCGCCCCATCGAGGCGTTCTACTTCGTCACCCCCGCCGGGCACCAGGGGCTGCCGCTGCACCGGGACGACGCCGACGTCCTGGTGTTCCAGGTCGCCGGAAGCAAGAGCTGGCGGGTGCACGAGGGGCCCGGCGACGCCGCCTGGGGCCCCGGCTCCGTCCTGGAGGACGGGCCGCAGCCGGCCGAGGTGCTGCGCACCACCCTGCGCCAGGGCCAAGTGCTCTACATCCCCCGGGGGTTCGCCCACCAGGCGGTCGGCGACGGCGGCCTGTCGGTGCACCTGTCGCTGACCGTCCGGGAGGCCGGCACCGTCGAACTGCACCGCGCACTGCAGCGGCTGCTGTTCGCGGGGCTCAGACTGGCGCCCCGGCCGCTCGGCGAGGACGCCCTGCTGGCCGTCGCCGAGCAACTGCTCGACCACACGCGCCGCTCGCTGGCCGAACTGACCCCGCGCGACCTGCTCGACCGCGCCCGGCACCGCGACACCGCGCCGCCCGCGCCGCCCCGGCTCACCTTGGCCGCCGCCGCCCAGGTCTGGGCGGACCGCGATTCGACGCCCTGATTCCCCGCCCATCGCTTTCTGCACGACCACCGGCGCCGCCGACCGCGCACACCGAACCCTCTCCCTTTTCCTGGAAAGCGTTCGGCCTGCGCAGTCGGAGGCTTTTTCGTGTTTCCAGAAAATGCCTCGGCCGCATTCCGATGGGCCCATTCCGACTGTCTCGCCGGCGAGACGGACAGGACCGAAACATCCCTTTTATTGACCCGTTATGTCCCATTTGACACCCTGTGAGCACGCTTGGTGCCGCCCGAAAGAAACCGGGCGGAGTCCCTTTCTCGAAGTGCCACTTGTTTCTTTTCGAGACCCGGCGCTAATGTCGTTTCAGCACCGACCGCAATCCGCGGCGGTGCATTCGCCGGGCCGGAACCGCTGTTGGATTCCGTGCGCCTGCGAGAAACCAGTCACCAGCAGAAGGAGAAAGCCATGGAGAACACCCAGGTCGACATCGCCGCCCTGTCCGACGAGGAGCTCGACGACATCGTCGGCGGCCACGGCGTGCACGTCGACAAGGCCTGCATCTGACGGCTCCCCCGTCTGACCGCACGCCCTCCCGGACCGTCCCGGCTCGTCCGGCGGCCCGGGAGGGGCGCTGCACGGGACGGGCGGCGGAGGCCGCCGGGAGGGCACTGCGCACCCCCCGGCACTGACGACCGCCCGTGAGCCCACCACGCCGGGCGGACCGACCAACGCGGTCCGCCCGGCGTCGCCGAGAAGGACGCAGGAGATGACGAGCAGACCACGCTTCCGAGCCGAAGCCCTGGCTCACCGCTACACGCGGGACGGCCTGGGACCGGTACTCGGCCGCACGCGCGAGACGCACCGGCCCAAGCGTCTGCGGGACCGTGCCCGCTCGGTCCTCGCCGCCCTGCGCGAACGGCGCGGGCGCAGCCGGGTGCCGGTCTGCCTGCAGACCCAGGTCAGCGACTGCGGACCCGCCTGCCTCGTCATGACGCTGCGCCACCACGGAATCGAGGCGGACCTCGCCGGGATCCGCGCCCGGACCGACTCCGGCCGCAACGGCGCCTCGGCCCGCACCCTGCTGGACACCGCCCGGCAGAGCGGCCTGCCCGGGCGCGGCGTGCGCACGGACCTCGCGGGCCTGCGCCTGCTGCCCCCCGGCAGTATCCTGTTCTGGAACTTCAGCCACTTCGTGGTGCTGGAGCGCTCGACCGAGGACTACACCGACATCGTCGACCCCTCGTCGGGCCGCAGGCGCCTGAGCCCCGAGGCCGTCACGGAATCGTTCACCGGCGTGGCGCTGGAGTTCACGGCGCCCCTGGCATCCGCACCGGCGCGGTCGTCCGACGCACCGGCGCAGGCCGGACCCTGGCGGCTGCTGCGGCACGTCATGCCGCGCGGCCGGGAGCTGCGCGGCATCCTGGCCGCCTCGGGCGCCCTGATGGCGCTGGAGTTCGTGCTGCCGGTCGCCGTCAGCCTGGTGCTCGGACGCGTCATCCCGGACCGGCTCACCGGGGCGCTGTGGCTCCTCACCGGCGGACTCGGCCTGCTGGCCGTGCTCTTCTTCGCCCTGCAGACCGTGCGCTCCTTCATGCTGACGAAGCGTCAGGCAGCTGTGGAGCGCGGGCTGACCTGGGGGGTGGTGGAGCACCTGGTCTCGCTGCCCTACGACTTCTTCACCGTCCACAACTCCGGCGACCTGGCCCTGCGGGTCAGGACCAGCAGCACCCTCAACCAGATCCTCAGCATGACCGCCGTCTCGGCCGCCTTCGACGGCCTGCTCATCGTCGTCTACCTGGTCGCCGTCGTCATCGCCAACCCCGTGCTCGCCGCCGTCGTCATCGGCCTGGTCGCACTCCAGGCGGCAGTCATGGCGGTGGCCTGGCGGCGGCAGTCCCAGCTGAGTCAGGAGGTGCTGGAGCGGCAGACCCAGGCGCAGGGCGAACTCGTCGAGCTGCTGGAGAGCATCACCAGCCTGAAGTCCGCGGGCACCGAGGCGGTGGCGGCCGAGCGCTGGTCGCACGCCCTGGTCACCGAGGTCAACAAGCGCTCGCACGCCCGGCGCAGCCTGGCCGCCACCACCGCCGCCGGCCGGGCCATCCAGTTCTGCGCCCCGATGGTGGTGCTGGTGGTCGGCGTCTGGCGGGTACTCAGCGGCCACGACTCCCCCGGCGCGACGCTGGCCTTCATGGCGCTGACCGCCTCCCTCTTCGCCCCGCTGGAGAGCGTCTTCGACACTGCCTCCCAACTGGCCACCGTCCGCCCGGCGCTGGTGCGGCTCGACGACATCCTGTCCACCGCGCCGGAGCCGGCCGGGCGGCTGCTGCCGGGCGGTGCGGACGGCGGCCCGCTCGGCATAACCGTCCGCGACCTGGTGTTCCGCTACCGGGGCGCGCCCCGGCCGACGCTGGCCGACGTCGACCTGCGGATCGAGCCGGGGCA
Proteins encoded in this window:
- a CDS encoding JmjC domain-containing protein is translated as MHAPTLARWVGDTETFLASYWNRLPGVFDPPDRDLSPFTLADADGALSSGLLREPYIEMTNASTPLAADAYTTTRQVSRTAHAGFADPARIGALLEQGATLLLRNIDQWHPPTAAMLGALSGELGRPIEAFYFVTPAGHQGLPLHRDDADVLVFQVAGSKSWRVHEGPGDAAWGPGSVLEDGPQPAEVLRTTLRQGQVLYIPRGFAHQAVGDGGLSVHLSLTVREAGTVELHRALQRLLFAGLRLAPRPLGEDALLAVAEQLLDHTRRSLAELTPRDLLDRARHRDTAPPAPPRLTLAAAAQVWADRDSTP
- a CDS encoding peptidase domain-containing ABC transporter, whose translation is MTSRPRFRAEALAHRYTRDGLGPVLGRTRETHRPKRLRDRARSVLAALRERRGRSRVPVCLQTQVSDCGPACLVMTLRHHGIEADLAGIRARTDSGRNGASARTLLDTARQSGLPGRGVRTDLAGLRLLPPGSILFWNFSHFVVLERSTEDYTDIVDPSSGRRRLSPEAVTESFTGVALEFTAPLASAPARSSDAPAQAGPWRLLRHVMPRGRELRGILAASGALMALEFVLPVAVSLVLGRVIPDRLTGALWLLTGGLGLLAVLFFALQTVRSFMLTKRQAAVERGLTWGVVEHLVSLPYDFFTVHNSGDLALRVRTSSTLNQILSMTAVSAAFDGLLIVVYLVAVVIANPVLAAVVIGLVALQAAVMAVAWRRQSQLSQEVLERQTQAQGELVELLESITSLKSAGTEAVAAERWSHALVTEVNKRSHARRSLAATTAAGRAIQFCAPMVVLVVGVWRVLSGHDSPGATLAFMALTASLFAPLESVFDTASQLATVRPALVRLDDILSTAPEPAGRLLPGGADGGPLGITVRDLVFRYRGAPRPTLADVDLRIEPGQFTAVLGRSGSGKSTLGMLLAGLHLPTSGTVTVGGCDLTELDGPSYRRQIAYVNQNAHLFSGTIRDNIAFGAGEIAQADLIEAVRLARVHEEIAALPMGYDTLVGPGGHGLSGGQRQRIVLARALARRPRLLILDEATSALDPALEREIFQGLLTAGTTVVAVAHRLTVLDAADQVLVVQDGRIVQSGTPDALKADGGEYLCLL